One window of Phalacrocorax carbo chromosome 1, bPhaCar2.1, whole genome shotgun sequence genomic DNA carries:
- the SINHCAF gene encoding SIN3-HDAC complex-associated factor, which produces MFGFHKPKMYRSIEGCCICRAKSSSSRFTDSKRYEKDFQNCFGLHEARSGDICNACVLLVKRWKKLPAGSKKNWNHVVDARAGPSLKTTLKPKKMKTLSGSRIKSNQISKLQKEFKRHNSDAHSTTSSASPAQSPCYSNQSDDGSDTEMSAGSSRTPVFSFLDLTYWKRQKVCCGIIYKGRFGEVLIDTHLFKPCCSNKKSATEKPEQEGPQSPAISTQEEW; this is translated from the exons ATGTTTGGCTTTCACAAACCGAAGATGTATCGGAGTATAGAGGGCTGCTGTATTTGCAGAGCTAAGTCTTCCAGTTCTCGTTTCACTGACAGCAAACGTTACGAAAAGGATTTCCAGAATTGTTTTGG gcTCCATGAGGCCCGCTCAGGAGATATTTGCAATGCCTGTGTCCTTTTGgtgaaaagatggaaaaaattgCCAGCAGGATCCAAAAAAAACTGGAATCAc GTGGTAGATGCCAGGGCTGGACCCAGTCTTAAAACAACATTgaaaccaaagaaaatgaaaaccctTTCTGGAAGCAGAATAAAGAGCAATCAAATCAGCAAACTGCAAAAGGAATTCAAGCGGCACA aTTCCGATGCCCACAGCACCACTTCGAGTGCCTCCCCAGCTCAGTCGCCCTGTTACAGTAACCAATCTGACGATGGCTCTGACACAGAGATGAGCGCTGGGTCCAGCAGAACgccagttttctcctttttagaTCTCACATATTGGAAAAG GCAAAAGGTCTGCTGTGGAATTATTTACAAAGGGCGTTTTGGTGAAGTCCTCATAGACACTCATCTCTTCAAACCTTGCTGTAGCAATAAAAAGTCTGCCACTGAAAAGCCAGAACAAGAAGGACCACAATCTCCAGCAATCTCCACCCAAGAGGAGTGGTGA
- the LOC135315143 gene encoding proline-rich protein 2-like produces MATVALQKGRRKPPGNADTPRRGRHGSPPPHRDPDPAAVPGRPAGLAHPRRARSVVLRGARVHPKFHHPSKVLQKTGSRPLKHHRPPRDKFYPHVPLRGAEPPPHAVRTSAFPRRPQHMRALCFPRSRALPTCGGGGTPPARPPRSAPPPRKPRGRQELKLVGAGRGQRRTGPGATLTRAALRGRQGAIAAPSPRRAPGRPPAEAPRRESRATGSTCHGSSQPRVPHPPPPPRARTDPDPLHRC; encoded by the coding sequence ATGGCAACAGTTGCACTTCAAAAAGGCCGTCGCAAACCTCCCGGCAACGCGGACacgccgcggcgggggcggcacgggtcccccccaccccaccgggACCCCGACCCTGCGGCAGTcccggggcggccggcggggctcGCCCACCCGCGCCGTGCGCGCAGCGTGGTACTAAGGGGAGCGCGTGTGCATCCCAAGTTTCACCACCCCTCCAAAGTCCTCCAAAAAACCGGCAGCCGGCCGCTAAAGCACCACCGTCCCCCGCGGGACAAGTTTTACCCCCACGTCCCGCTCCgcggggccgagccccccccccacgccgTGCGGACAAGCGCTTTCCCCCGGCGCCCGCAGCACATGCGAGCCCTTTGTTTTCCCCGCAGCCGGGCGCTGCCTACGTGCGGCGGCGGGGGcacgccgcccgcccgcccgccccgctcgGCTCCGCCGCCCCGCAAACCCCGCGGAAGGCAGGAGCTGAAACTTGTTGGCGCCGGGCGCGGGCAGAGGCGGACGGGGCCGGGAGCGACCCTCACCCGCGCTGCGCTGCGCGGGCGGCAGGGCGCCATCGCCGCACCGTCCCCACGCCGCGCACCGGGGCGCCCGCCCGCCGAGGCCCCACGCCGCGAGAGCCGTGCGACCGGCAGCACGTGCCACGGCAGCTCGCAGCCGCGcgttccccaccccccaccccctcccagggCGCGCACGGACCCCGACCCCCTCCACCGATGCTAG